In Vidua chalybeata isolate OUT-0048 chromosome 9, bVidCha1 merged haplotype, whole genome shotgun sequence, a genomic segment contains:
- the CFAP144 gene encoding cilia- and flagella-associated protein 144: MEARRGERDPPDALQNRCHAERAKKERRWQLLFTQYTVNPFHPVHMVARKPMSWHENVQEPIDDEFLNLLHRAAVVPRKKYSEPQTESQEIGWHTTPLVPVDRSDIRFYFPRQTTEITIHGYPAPRGEKPKD; encoded by the exons ATGGAGGCGCGGCGCGGCGAGAGGGACCCGCCGGACGCGCTGCAGAACCGCTGCCACGCCGAGCGGGCCAAGAAGGAGCGCCGGTGGCAGCTGCTCTTCACGCAGTACACCGTGAACCCCTTCCACCCCG TTCACATGGTTGCTAGGAAGCCAATGTCTTGGCATGAGAACGTACAGGAGCCAATAGATG ATGAATTCCTGAATCTTCTTCACCGTGCAGCAGTGGTGCCAAGAAAGAAATACTCAGAGCCACAAACTGAAAGCCAAGAAATTGGCTGGCATACAACACCTTTG GTTCCTGTCGACCGCAGCGATATCAGATTCTACTTCCCACGCCAGACAACTGAGATTACCATCCATGGCTACCCTGCACCACGGGGAGAGAAGCCTAAAGACTAG